The following are encoded in a window of Dama dama isolate Ldn47 chromosome 17, ASM3311817v1, whole genome shotgun sequence genomic DNA:
- the LOC133071775 gene encoding collagen alpha-1(I) chain-like codes for MTPAPLALRASQGWRGKPEKGTAAAAAGGPRQIPERRRGEEREGSWVTAALARPRVSKVIPQPPARSLCARGAGRPLSSAPGGRCGPAGGAPASRGLFSEGPDTPEQTSHGRACRWSETATGRSGVCSAGLVGKLGKLRARSSRLEGDLGASRGLGAATFPYMSPPQDRGRASSGAFPGARPPGGLCGAWYPSLMLFEFSF; via the coding sequence gaaaaccagaaaaAGGCACCGCTGCTGCTGCAGCGGGTGGACCCAGGCAGATTCCGGAGAGACGGAGAGGCGAGGAAAGGGAGGGCAGTTGGGTGACTGCCGCCTTAGCACGGCCCCGCGTCTCCAAGGTCATTCCCCAGCCTCCAGCGCGCTCTCTTTGTGCCCGGGGCGCCGGGCGCCCCTTGTCGTCCGCCCCGGGGGGGAGGTGCGGCCCGGCCGGTGGCGCCCCCGCCTCCCGGGGACTTTTCTCTGAAGGCCCGGATACCCCCGAGCAAACTTCCCACGGCCGGGCCTGCCGCTGGAGCGAAACGGCGACCGGGCGCAGCGGCGTTTGCTCAGCCGGGCTTGTCGGAAAACTTGGCAAACTTCGGGCCAGATCCTCCCGCTTGGAGGGAGACCTTGGGGCGAGCCGAGGGCTAGGAGCGGCGACATTTCCTTACATGTCGCCTCCCCAGGACCGAGGGCGAGCGTCCTCGGGGGCCTTCCCGGGAGCCAGGCCCCCGGGAGGACTTTGCGGAGCTTGGTACCCAAGTTTAATgctttttgagttttctttttaa